In Rhodothermales bacterium, one DNA window encodes the following:
- a CDS encoding DoxX family protein, translating to MNWLSILLQVAVSLGLLNVWLVRARSSTSYRGGGAQSLKEEFAEYGLPEWMFYLVGALKIGAAVALLLGIWVEALVVPAAIVVAVLMLGALAMHLKVKDPLMKALPAALVLLMSVGILLLR from the coding sequence ATGAACTGGCTCTCTATCCTTCTCCAAGTGGCCGTCAGTCTAGGCCTTCTCAACGTGTGGCTGGTGCGGGCACGCTCATCGACATCGTACCGGGGCGGCGGGGCGCAGTCGCTCAAGGAGGAGTTCGCCGAGTACGGGCTGCCCGAGTGGATGTTCTACCTCGTCGGCGCGCTGAAGATCGGCGCGGCGGTGGCGCTCCTCCTCGGCATCTGGGTGGAGGCCCTCGTGGTACCGGCCGCGATCGTCGTCGCCGTCCTCATGCTCGGGGCCCTCGCCATGCACCTCAAAGTGAAGGACCCACTGATGAAGGCGCTCCCGGCGGCCCTTGTGCTCCTCATGAGCGTGGGGATCCTGCTGCTCCGCTGA
- a CDS encoding bifunctional 3,4-dihydroxy-2-butanone-4-phosphate synthase/GTP cyclohydrolase II has protein sequence MTDRPLFDRIEDALADLRDGRLVIVVDDEDRENEGDFIGAAEAMTPELVNFMTKYGRGLMCVPLTAERAVALKLPMMEQVNTSLYDTPFTVSVDYNQGTTTGISAADRAKTIRALADATTPATEFARPGHIFPLRAQTGGVLRRAGHTEAAVDLARLAGFAPVGVLIEIMNDDGTMARVGDLRRLADEFDMKLITIKDLIAYRMRTEQLVRPVVSVEMPTRYGRFMLHAYEEVLTGEVHLALAKGEWTEDDPVLVRVHSQCVTGDIFGSNRCDCGDQLSTALRQVEREGQGVVLYMKQEGRGIGLINKLRAYKLQEEGLDTVEANEALGFQPDHRDYGTGCQILRDLGVRKLRLMTNNPTKRIGLGGYGLEIVDRVPIEIAPNEDNVAYLQTKRDRMGHLILADASAHDEAVLGEILGDE, from the coding sequence ATGACCGACCGACCCCTGTTTGACCGGATCGAAGACGCCCTCGCCGACCTCCGGGACGGCCGCCTCGTGATCGTCGTGGACGACGAGGACCGGGAGAACGAAGGCGACTTCATCGGCGCGGCCGAGGCGATGACGCCGGAGCTCGTCAACTTCATGACGAAGTACGGGCGCGGGCTGATGTGCGTCCCGCTAACCGCCGAGCGCGCGGTCGCCCTCAAGCTCCCGATGATGGAGCAGGTGAACACCTCGCTCTACGACACGCCGTTCACCGTCTCTGTCGATTACAATCAGGGCACGACAACCGGCATCTCGGCCGCCGACCGCGCGAAGACGATCCGCGCCCTCGCCGACGCCACGACGCCCGCGACGGAGTTTGCTCGGCCCGGCCACATCTTCCCGCTCCGCGCGCAGACCGGCGGTGTCCTCCGCCGCGCCGGTCACACCGAAGCCGCCGTCGACCTCGCGCGCCTCGCCGGGTTCGCGCCCGTCGGCGTGCTCATCGAGATCATGAACGACGACGGGACGATGGCCCGCGTAGGGGATCTCCGCCGCCTCGCGGACGAGTTCGACATGAAGCTCATCACCATCAAAGACCTCATCGCGTACCGGATGCGGACGGAGCAGCTCGTCCGCCCCGTCGTCAGCGTCGAGATGCCGACGAGGTACGGGCGGTTCATGCTCCACGCGTACGAAGAGGTGCTGACGGGTGAGGTGCATCTCGCGCTTGCGAAGGGCGAGTGGACGGAGGACGACCCTGTGCTCGTGCGCGTCCACAGCCAGTGCGTCACCGGCGACATCTTTGGCTCTAACCGCTGCGACTGCGGCGACCAGCTCTCGACGGCGCTCCGGCAGGTCGAGCGCGAGGGGCAGGGCGTCGTGCTCTACATGAAGCAAGAGGGGCGCGGGATCGGGCTCATCAACAAGCTCCGGGCCTATAAGCTGCAGGAGGAGGGGCTCGACACCGTCGAGGCGAACGAGGCGCTCGGCTTCCAGCCCGACCACCGCGACTACGGGACCGGCTGCCAGATCCTCCGCGACCTCGGCGTCCGCAAGCTCCGGCTGATGACGAACAACCCGACGAAGCGGATCGGGCTCGGCGGCTACGGCCTCGAGATCGTCGACCGCGTGCCGATTGAGATCGCGCCGAACGAGGACAACGTCGCCTACCTCCAGACCAAGCGCGACCGGATGGGCCACCTCATCCTCGCCGATGCGAGCGCGCACGACGAGGCTGTCCTCGGCGAGATCCTCGGCGACGAGTGA
- the yajC gene encoding preprotein translocase subunit YajC, whose translation MTTVLALHVFLLSGPPPEGGGGGLASLFLPFLLVFIVFYFFIIRPQKKREDTRKTMISAVKKGDRIVTIGGVHATVTKVDETSVLAEVDENVKLRFDKAAIASVATKE comes from the coding sequence ATGACCACCGTGCTCGCGCTCCACGTCTTCCTCCTCAGCGGCCCGCCCCCCGAAGGCGGCGGCGGCGGCCTCGCGTCGCTGTTCCTGCCGTTCCTGCTCGTCTTCATCGTCTTCTACTTCTTCATCATCCGCCCGCAGAAGAAGCGCGAGGACACGCGGAAGACGATGATCAGCGCCGTCAAGAAAGGCGACCGGATCGTGACCATCGGCGGCGTCCACGCCACCGTGACGAAGGTCGACGAGACGAGCGTGCTGGCCGAGGTGGACGAGAACGTCAAGCTCCGCTTCGACAAGGCCGCCATCGCCTCCGTCGCGACGAAGGAGTAG
- a CDS encoding FAD-dependent oxidoreductase gives MPPDPSCLIVGGGPAGAVLALLLARRGVPVTVLEKHTDLDRSFRGNTLNPAVLELLDGLGLADRVLALPHAKTTHFTAVDAAGAVRFAEFRDLDSAFPFILLMQQADFLPFLFAEVARYPHARLITGADVQGLVWEGDAVRGVVYERDGERHELRAPLTVACDGRNSVVRAEAGLAVKRYGVPIDVLWFTLPRAADDDRQAGAYFRFGRGAMLALMDAGTHWQVGAILRKGSFPALRDRGLDAFRDAVAATAPEFADRLDALTDWKQMALLGVEVDRLRRWYRPGLLCLGDAAHAMSPVGMVGINLAIQDAACAAEILAEGLQAGDARTHDLRAVQRARERPVRRIQRMQTIAHRFVLAPMLSAEQPRLPGPVRWLMAQPTLRGVVSRLIAYGRWRGIASRALPPAVGLREPAFEAEAA, from the coding sequence ATGCCTCCTGACCCTTCCTGCCTCATCGTCGGCGGCGGCCCTGCCGGGGCCGTGCTGGCCCTGCTGCTCGCCCGCCGCGGCGTCCCCGTCACCGTCCTCGAAAAGCACACCGACCTCGACCGTAGCTTCCGCGGCAACACGCTCAACCCGGCCGTGCTGGAACTGCTCGATGGACTCGGGTTGGCCGATCGGGTCCTCGCGCTGCCCCACGCGAAGACGACCCACTTCACCGCCGTCGACGCGGCGGGCGCCGTCCGCTTCGCGGAGTTCAGGGATCTCGACAGCGCGTTTCCGTTCATCCTGCTGATGCAGCAGGCGGACTTCCTGCCGTTCCTCTTCGCCGAAGTCGCCCGCTACCCCCACGCCCGGCTCATCACCGGCGCCGACGTGCAGGGGCTGGTCTGGGAGGGCGACGCGGTGCGCGGCGTGGTCTACGAGCGCGACGGCGAGCGCCACGAACTCCGTGCGCCGCTCACCGTCGCCTGCGACGGGCGAAACTCGGTTGTCCGGGCCGAGGCGGGGCTGGCGGTCAAGCGCTACGGCGTGCCCATCGACGTGCTGTGGTTCACGCTGCCGCGCGCGGCCGACGACGACCGGCAGGCGGGGGCGTACTTCCGCTTCGGGCGCGGCGCGATGCTCGCGCTGATGGACGCCGGGACGCACTGGCAGGTCGGCGCGATCCTCCGAAAGGGCAGCTTCCCTGCCCTTCGCGACCGTGGCCTCGACGCATTCCGCGATGCCGTGGCCGCGACGGCCCCCGAGTTCGCCGACCGGCTCGATGCGCTGACGGACTGGAAGCAGATGGCGCTGCTCGGCGTCGAGGTAGACCGGCTCCGCCGCTGGTATCGCCCTGGCTTGCTCTGCCTCGGCGACGCCGCGCACGCGATGAGTCCGGTCGGGATGGTCGGGATCAACCTCGCCATTCAGGACGCGGCGTGTGCCGCCGAGATACTCGCCGAGGGGCTACAGGCAGGTGATGCTCGTACGCATGACCTCCGCGCCGTGCAGCGGGCCCGTGAGCGGCCCGTGCGCCGGATCCAGCGGATGCAAACCATCGCCCACCGCTTCGTCCTCGCTCCGATGCTGAGCGCCGAGCAGCCCCGCCTGCCAGGGCCGGTCCGCTGGCTCATGGCGCAGCCGACGCTCCGCGGGGTGGTGTCGCGCCTCATCGCGTACGGTCGGTGGCGGGGGATAGCGTCCCGCGCTTTGCCGCCGGCCGTCGGGCTGCGCGAGCCTGCCTTCGAAGCGGAGGCAGCCTAA
- a CDS encoding geranylgeranyl reductase family protein — protein sequence MSSYDAIIVGAGPGGATAAAFMARAGLRPLLLDKDTFPRDKICGDAISGKSVDVMKRLGMMDDMVAAEQIGSWGVTFSGPFGDEVAIPFTKMLDQPVAPGFVCARLEFDQIVFEQAVKAGVEIWQNAKVTGLIMDDAGRVLGAEVEHEGETKEVRAPLTIGADGPYSTVVRALGMDQLDEKHYCAGLRSYYKGVTGFHERNHVEIHFVDEAIPGYFWIFPMANGMANVGVGMLSSVIKKKDIKLKPLLDVLVDHPRFRHRFENAERVGKVQGWGLPLGSKPRTMHGDGWLLLGDAASLIDPFTGEGIGNAMVSGEKAAEWAGYAKSFNNYSAAHLKGYEDAVLSYLGDELKLSHAMQRLGNFKWLLNKVIQKASRSHELADAISAMFDDESQRQKLVSPLFYLRVLTA from the coding sequence ATGTCTTCGTACGACGCCATCATCGTCGGGGCCGGACCCGGCGGCGCCACCGCCGCCGCCTTCATGGCCCGCGCCGGCCTCCGCCCGCTCCTCCTCGACAAGGATACGTTTCCCCGCGACAAGATCTGCGGCGACGCGATCTCCGGCAAAAGCGTCGACGTGATGAAGCGGCTCGGGATGATGGACGACATGGTGGCCGCCGAGCAGATCGGGAGCTGGGGCGTGACCTTCAGCGGTCCGTTCGGCGACGAAGTCGCGATCCCGTTCACGAAGATGCTCGATCAGCCCGTCGCGCCCGGCTTCGTGTGCGCCCGGCTGGAGTTCGACCAGATCGTCTTCGAGCAGGCCGTGAAAGCCGGCGTCGAGATCTGGCAGAACGCCAAAGTCACCGGGCTGATCATGGACGACGCCGGCCGTGTACTCGGGGCCGAGGTAGAGCACGAGGGCGAGACGAAGGAAGTCCGCGCTCCGCTCACGATCGGGGCCGACGGGCCCTACTCCACCGTCGTCCGCGCGCTCGGGATGGACCAACTCGACGAGAAGCACTACTGCGCCGGGCTCCGATCGTACTACAAAGGCGTGACCGGTTTCCACGAGCGCAACCACGTCGAAATCCACTTCGTGGACGAAGCCATCCCCGGCTACTTCTGGATCTTCCCGATGGCGAACGGGATGGCGAACGTCGGCGTGGGTATGCTTTCGAGCGTGATCAAGAAGAAAGACATCAAGCTCAAGCCGCTCCTCGACGTCCTCGTCGACCACCCCCGTTTCCGCCACCGGTTCGAGAACGCCGAGCGCGTCGGGAAGGTGCAGGGCTGGGGCCTCCCGCTCGGCTCGAAGCCGCGCACGATGCACGGCGACGGCTGGCTGCTCCTCGGCGACGCGGCGAGCCTCATCGACCCGTTCACGGGCGAGGGCATCGGGAATGCGATGGTCTCGGGCGAGAAGGCCGCCGAGTGGGCCGGCTACGCGAAGTCGTTCAACAACTACTCGGCGGCGCACCTCAAAGGGTACGAAGACGCCGTGCTGAGCTACCTCGGCGACGAGCTCAAGCTGAGCCACGCCATGCAGCGGCTCGGCAACTTCAAGTGGCTGCTCAACAAGGTCATCCAGAAGGCCAGCCGTTCCCACGAACTCGCCGACGCGATCTCGGCCATGTTCGACGACGAGAGCCAGCGGCAGAAGCTCGTCTCCCCGCTGTTCTACCTCCGCGTGCTCACGGCGTAG
- the priA gene encoding primosomal protein N' codes for MPATARVVPLTPVDKVYTYLVPAEFEAEAVPGARVVVPFGPRTLTGVIAARGEGSGDRLKPLRDVLDEAPSFSPVLLRLTKWIAAYYVCAWGEVLKAALPAGATVESQRVVHRTERPALELNGAARRVLDALDAGGPQPVGSLQNGVKGATASLLRRLERDELVRIEKEMAPPSASVKTEWHLRLADGIDATEVASSLRGAKQTAVVETLARLSSDGEAEPRQADVLAATGASSATVKSLVEKGLVERSEREAIRTPFDAEPEPAPPPIHALHAGQTTALAQIGEALEAREAKTFLLHGITGSGKTEVYLQALKQTLAQGRTGIVLVPEIALTPQTVRRFRAHFGDRVAVLHSRMSAGERYDAWRHLQSGRFTVAIGPRSAIFAPLTNVGLVVVDEEHEASYKQFDPAPRYHARDVAVMRAHLEGAVCVLGSATPSLESYLNAKSGKYTLLRMPARVPIDGGDAAELPPVEIVDLTWEKKVRRLKGALSHPLREAIRDRLAKGEGIILLQNRRGYSPVVTCDDCGWTPHCRDCAVSLTFHKSHRHLRCHYCGRVEPLPTACPQCGSADLAQLGAGTQRVEEELAAVFPDARVLRMDLDTTSRKNAHQKILDAFGRGDADILIGTQMVAKGLDFDRVTLVGVVDADTGLLLPDFRSAERTFQLLMQVAGRAGRGALRGEVILQTRSPENAALGCAAEHDFLGFLRTEMPDRKALGYPPFGRLVGVEFKGPDERGVQAVAERWTRLLQRAAQTQAGGTEVLGPNPAFIGRVKKQYRFHTILKGTPSQHAYALPRLVRAVNEQFGSPPKGVRINIDVDPVGLL; via the coding sequence ATGCCCGCCACCGCCCGCGTCGTCCCGCTCACCCCCGTCGATAAGGTCTACACGTACCTCGTCCCGGCGGAGTTCGAGGCGGAGGCCGTCCCCGGTGCGCGCGTCGTCGTCCCGTTCGGGCCGCGCACGCTGACGGGCGTGATCGCTGCGCGAGGCGAGGGGAGCGGCGACCGGCTCAAGCCGCTCCGCGACGTGCTCGACGAGGCGCCGTCGTTCTCGCCCGTGTTGCTGCGGCTGACGAAATGGATCGCGGCGTACTACGTCTGCGCATGGGGCGAGGTGCTGAAGGCAGCGCTTCCCGCCGGCGCGACGGTCGAGAGCCAACGCGTGGTGCATCGGACGGAGCGGCCCGCGCTCGAACTGAATGGCGCGGCGCGGCGTGTGCTCGACGCGCTCGACGCGGGTGGACCGCAGCCGGTGGGCTCGTTGCAGAACGGGGTGAAGGGCGCGACGGCGAGCCTGCTGCGGCGGCTCGAACGCGACGAACTCGTTCGCATCGAGAAAGAGATGGCTCCGCCGTCGGCGTCGGTCAAAACCGAGTGGCACCTCCGGCTCGCCGACGGGATCGACGCGACCGAGGTCGCCAGCTCACTGCGCGGGGCGAAGCAGACGGCCGTCGTCGAAACGCTCGCCCGGCTTAGCAGCGACGGCGAGGCCGAGCCCCGGCAGGCCGACGTGCTCGCCGCGACCGGCGCGTCGAGCGCGACGGTGAAGAGCCTCGTCGAGAAAGGGCTCGTCGAGCGGAGCGAGCGAGAGGCGATCCGCACGCCGTTCGACGCCGAACCGGAGCCCGCGCCGCCGCCGATCCACGCGCTCCACGCCGGGCAGACGACGGCCCTTGCGCAGATCGGCGAAGCGCTCGAAGCGCGCGAGGCGAAGACGTTCCTGCTCCACGGCATCACGGGCAGCGGCAAGACCGAGGTCTACCTCCAAGCGCTCAAGCAGACGCTCGCGCAGGGGCGGACCGGGATCGTGCTCGTCCCCGAGATCGCGCTCACGCCGCAGACCGTCCGCCGCTTCCGCGCCCACTTCGGCGACCGCGTGGCCGTGCTCCACTCGCGGATGAGCGCGGGCGAGCGCTACGACGCGTGGCGCCACCTCCAGAGCGGCCGGTTCACCGTCGCCATCGGGCCGCGCTCCGCCATCTTCGCGCCGCTCACCAACGTCGGGCTCGTCGTTGTCGATGAGGAGCACGAGGCGAGTTATAAACAGTTCGACCCCGCGCCGCGCTACCACGCCCGCGACGTCGCCGTGATGCGGGCGCACCTCGAAGGGGCCGTCTGCGTCCTCGGCAGCGCCACGCCGAGTCTCGAGAGCTACCTCAACGCGAAGTCCGGCAAGTACACCCTCCTCCGCATGCCCGCCCGCGTGCCCATCGACGGGGGCGACGCGGCCGAGCTTCCGCCCGTCGAAATCGTCGACTTGACGTGGGAGAAGAAGGTGCGGCGGCTGAAGGGCGCGCTCTCGCACCCGCTCCGCGAGGCCATCCGCGACCGGCTCGCGAAAGGCGAAGGCATCATCCTGTTGCAGAACCGGCGCGGCTACAGCCCCGTGGTCACGTGCGACGACTGCGGGTGGACGCCGCACTGCCGCGACTGCGCCGTCAGCCTCACGTTTCACAAAAGCCACCGCCACCTCCGCTGCCACTACTGCGGCCGCGTCGAACCCTTACCCACAGCCTGTCCACAGTGTGGATCGGCGGACCTCGCGCAGCTCGGGGCCGGAACGCAGCGCGTCGAAGAGGAACTCGCCGCCGTCTTCCCCGACGCCCGCGTGCTGCGGATGGACCTCGACACCACCTCCCGGAAGAACGCGCACCAGAAGATCCTCGACGCCTTCGGCCGGGGCGACGCCGACATCCTCATCGGCACGCAAATGGTCGCGAAAGGGCTCGACTTCGACCGCGTCACGCTCGTCGGCGTCGTCGATGCCGACACGGGGCTGCTGCTGCCGGACTTCCGCTCGGCGGAGCGGACGTTCCAACTGCTGATGCAGGTCGCGGGCCGGGCTGGTAGGGGGGCGCTTCGCGGTGAGGTCATCCTCCAAACGCGGAGCCCGGAGAACGCCGCGCTCGGATGCGCCGCCGAGCACGATTTCCTCGGCTTCCTCCGCACCGAGATGCCGGACCGGAAGGCGCTCGGCTATCCGCCCTTCGGCCGGCTCGTCGGCGTCGAGTTCAAAGGGCCGGACGAGCGCGGCGTGCAGGCCGTGGCGGAGCGGTGGACGCGGCTGCTCCAGCGTGCGGCGCAGACGCAGGCCGGCGGCACCGAAGTGCTCGGCCCGAACCCCGCGTTCATCGGCCGGGTGAAGAAGCAGTACCGCTTCCACACGATCCTCAAAGGGACGCCGTCGCAGCATGCGTACGCGCTCCCTCGTCTCGTCCGCGCCGTGAACGAGCAGTTCGGGAGCCCGCCGAAGGGCGTCCGCATCAATATCGATGTGGACCCGGTCGGGCTCTTGTAG
- a CDS encoding response regulator codes for MGDNTPIEVLIVEDNPGDVELAKEALRDTSFPVNLHVARDGEEAMRFLRREDEQADVPLADLVLLDLNMPKKSGHEVLEEMKKDADLRLVPVIVFTSSSAREDIERAYDRYANCYITKPGDLDELVKVVRAIESFWLNVVRLPRRIAA; via the coding sequence ATGGGTGACAATACCCCAATCGAAGTGCTCATCGTGGAAGACAATCCGGGCGACGTGGAACTAGCCAAAGAGGCACTTCGGGACACCTCGTTTCCCGTCAACTTGCACGTCGCTCGCGACGGCGAGGAGGCGATGCGCTTCCTGCGGCGCGAGGACGAGCAAGCCGACGTCCCGCTCGCGGACCTCGTCCTGCTAGACCTCAACATGCCCAAAAAGAGTGGCCACGAAGTGCTGGAAGAGATGAAAAAAGACGCGGACCTTCGCCTCGTCCCCGTCATCGTGTTCACGTCGTCCTCGGCGCGCGAGGACATCGAGCGGGCGTACGACCGCTACGCCAACTGCTACATCACGAAGCCGGGCGATCTCGACGAGCTCGTAAAGGTGGTGCGGGCGATCGAGTCGTTCTGGCTCAACGTCGTGCGGCTGCCGCGCCGCATCGCTGCGTAG
- the rpe gene encoding ribulose-phosphate 3-epimerase: MMLSASILGADLGHLERDARAAIDAGCEWLHVDVMDGHFVPNLSLGFPAMRAMKRLSDETGTPLDVHLMIAEPERYVDAFAEAGAHVITVHQEATPHLHRVVQQIKATGAKAGVALNPATPIYLLEDVLPLLDLVLIMSVNPGFAGQSFIPASVRKVGRTRGLIDTLGAGALVEVDGGVSPENAQALTDAGADVLVAASAIFGGDIAENVAAFRQAVLRTA, translated from the coding sequence ATGATGCTCTCCGCCTCCATCCTCGGCGCCGACCTCGGCCACCTCGAACGCGACGCCCGCGCCGCAATTGACGCAGGCTGCGAGTGGTTACACGTCGATGTGATGGACGGTCATTTCGTGCCCAACCTCTCGCTCGGTTTCCCGGCGATGCGGGCGATGAAGCGGCTCTCCGACGAGACCGGGACGCCGCTCGACGTGCACCTGATGATCGCGGAGCCGGAGCGCTACGTGGACGCCTTCGCCGAGGCGGGCGCCCACGTCATCACTGTCCATCAAGAGGCGACGCCGCACCTCCACCGCGTCGTGCAGCAGATCAAAGCGACGGGCGCGAAGGCCGGCGTCGCGCTCAACCCCGCGACGCCGATCTACCTCCTCGAAGACGTGCTGCCGCTGCTCGACCTCGTGCTCATTATGTCGGTCAACCCCGGCTTCGCGGGGCAGTCGTTCATCCCGGCCTCGGTGCGGAAGGTCGGGCGGACGCGTGGGCTCATCGATACGCTCGGGGCGGGCGCGCTCGTGGAGGTCGACGGCGGCGTGAGCCCGGAGAACGCGCAGGCGCTCACGGATGCCGGGGCCGACGTGCTCGTAGCGGCGAGTGCGATTTTCGGCGGCGATATCGCCGAGAATGTTGCAGCATTTCGCCAGGCCGTGCTTCGGACGGCTTAA
- the tkt gene encoding transketolase produces the protein MAESAVALSETELHRLQDLAANTLRGLAIDGVEKANSGHAGLPMGMADAAIVIWTEFLRHNPAEPTWADRDRFVLSAGHGSMLLYSLLHLAGYEEMTMDQLKSFRQWGSKTAGHPESFLAKGIETTTGPLGQGICNAVGMAIAEKHLAAVFNTEETPIVDHWTYVIASDGDLMEGVSNEACSLAGHLGLGKLVVLYDDNEITIDGPTSLSFSEDPVARYEALGWHTIGPIDGHDRAAIRDAIHTAKGVLDRPTLIACRTTIGFGSPNLAGTHDVHSDPLGEEEIKLTKENLGLPVDKTFYVADEVRELMGKATCDLAEAHSDWKTRWDAWRSANPDLAAQWDAMHSPTPGGDWESALPTFDADEKGMATRAASGKVIDAIFPVVPSLMGGSADLTPSNKTQAKGAQDFSQATPEGRYIRFGVREHGMGSILNGLTVHGGLRGFGGTFLVFSDYMKAAVRLSALMEIPVTWIFTHDSIGLGEDGPTHQPVEQIAGLRAIPNMYTLRPADANETAEAWRIALSRSDGPTLLALSRQGLPTLDRSVYASAEGTRRGAYVLADTDGEPDVLLLATGSEVPLVLEAKEQLAGDGIAARVVSMPCWELFREQDKSYRDEVLPPSVTARVGVEAGSSMGWHEWVGLGGALITVDRFGSSAPGDVVMRHYGFTADAVADAARKLVNG, from the coding sequence ATGGCTGAATCCGCCGTTGCCCTCTCCGAGACCGAACTCCACCGCCTCCAGGACCTCGCTGCGAACACGCTCCGCGGCCTCGCCATCGACGGCGTCGAGAAAGCGAACTCCGGCCACGCCGGCCTCCCGATGGGCATGGCCGACGCTGCGATCGTGATCTGGACCGAGTTCCTCCGCCACAACCCCGCCGAGCCGACGTGGGCCGACCGCGACCGGTTCGTGCTCTCGGCCGGCCACGGCTCGATGCTGCTTTACAGCCTGCTCCACCTCGCGGGTTACGAAGAGATGACGATGGACCAGCTCAAGAGCTTCCGGCAGTGGGGGAGCAAGACGGCCGGCCACCCCGAGAGCTTCCTCGCAAAAGGCATCGAGACGACGACCGGACCGCTCGGGCAGGGCATCTGCAACGCCGTCGGCATGGCGATCGCGGAGAAGCACCTCGCCGCCGTGTTTAACACCGAGGAGACACCCATCGTCGACCACTGGACCTACGTCATCGCCTCCGACGGCGACCTGATGGAGGGCGTCTCGAACGAGGCGTGCTCGCTCGCCGGCCACCTCGGCCTCGGCAAGCTCGTCGTGCTCTACGACGACAACGAGATCACGATTGACGGGCCGACCTCGCTCTCCTTCTCCGAGGACCCCGTCGCCCGCTACGAAGCGCTCGGCTGGCACACCATCGGCCCCATCGACGGGCACGACCGCGCGGCCATCCGCGACGCCATCCACACGGCGAAGGGCGTGCTCGACCGGCCGACGCTCATCGCCTGCCGCACGACGATCGGCTTCGGCAGCCCCAACCTTGCGGGCACGCACGACGTCCACTCCGATCCGCTCGGCGAAGAGGAAATCAAGCTGACGAAAGAGAACCTCGGCCTCCCGGTCGACAAGACGTTCTACGTCGCCGACGAGGTGCGCGAGCTGATGGGCAAGGCAACGTGCGACCTCGCCGAGGCGCACTCCGACTGGAAGACGCGGTGGGACGCATGGCGCAGCGCGAACCCCGACCTCGCCGCGCAGTGGGACGCGATGCACAGCCCGACGCCCGGCGGCGACTGGGAATCCGCGCTGCCGACGTTCGACGCCGACGAGAAGGGCATGGCGACGCGCGCCGCGAGCGGCAAAGTCATCGACGCCATCTTCCCCGTCGTGCCGTCGCTGATGGGCGGCTCGGCCGACCTCACGCCGTCGAACAAGACGCAGGCGAAAGGCGCACAGGACTTCTCGCAGGCGACGCCCGAGGGCCGTTACATCCGCTTCGGCGTGCGCGAGCACGGGATGGGCTCCATCCTCAACGGCCTCACCGTCCACGGCGGGCTGCGCGGCTTCGGCGGCACGTTCCTCGTCTTCTCCGACTACATGAAAGCGGCCGTCCGCCTCTCGGCGCTGATGGAGATCCCGGTGACGTGGATCTTCACGCACGACTCCATCGGCCTCGGCGAAGACGGGCCGACGCACCAGCCGGTCGAGCAGATCGCCGGGCTGCGGGCGATCCCGAACATGTACACCCTCCGTCCGGCTGACGCGAACGAGACCGCCGAGGCTTGGCGCATCGCCCTCAGCCGATCCGACGGGCCGACCCTCCTTGCGCTCAGCCGGCAGGGCCTCCCCACGCTCGACCGCTCCGTCTACGCCTCGGCCGAGGGGACACGGCGCGGGGCGTACGTCCTCGCCGACACCGACGGCGAGCCGGACGTGCTGCTCCTCGCGACGGGCTCCGAAGTCCCCCTCGTGCTCGAAGCGAAAGAGCAACTCGCCGGCGACGGCATCGCCGCGCGCGTCGTCTCGATGCCGTGCTGGGAGCTGTTCCGCGAGCAGGACAAATCGTACCGCGACGAAGTGCTGCCGCCGAGCGTTACCGCTCGCGTCGGCGTCGAAGCCGGCAGCTCGATGGGGTGGCACGAGTGGGTCGGTCTGGGCGGCGCGCTCATCACCGTCGACCGCTTCGGGTCCTCCGCCCCCGGCGATGTGGTGATGCGCCACTACGGCTTCACCGCCGATGCCGTCGCCGACGCCGCGCGTAAGCTGGTCAACGGCTAA